The Leptospira montravelensis nucleotide sequence TTTGATACTGAGCTTAGTTGCGTTTTGGGACCACCAATTCACTTCTTATCTCAAAGAATTTGTTGTACTCATCCATGAGATCTGTCATGCCACAGCCGCGCTCTTTAGTGGTGGAGTTGTAAAAGGAATCGCATTACATGGAAACGAAGGTGGGGAAACCATTGCTGTTCCTGCTTCCTTTCGAGGTTCTTTTATACTAGTAGTTTCTGCAGGTTACATTGGTTCCTCCCTTGTAGGTGCCTTTTTACTTCGTTTAGGTTTCCAAGGTCGCCATGCTCGCCAAACAATGATTCTGTTAGGATTATTTTTAATCTCAGTCAGCGTTTTGTATTCTAAATTAGGTGAACTTGCTTACCTTACTGGAATTTTTTGGGGAGTAGGAATTCTCGTAACAGGAATGTTAGGTGAAACGATTTCAATTTTGTCTTTAGTTTTTTTAGGCACAAGTATTTCATTATATTCATTGTATGACCTCTCGGATTTTGCCGAAAGACTGACAGAAACGGATGCTGGTATTCTGGCATTTTGGATGGCCGGTCTTGGTCCCGAAGACCTACAAAATGAAGAAGTTCCGACGGTGGTTGTGGTCCTTGGCTATATGATCGCGACTCTTTGGTCTCTTCTCAGTGTAGGAATCATTTTTATGTCCCTCCGTAGTTCCCTTAGCCATGAAGAAACCCATGATTTTCCCAGTTTGGAAGAGAGTTTCGAACGTTTTCCTGGTGATCTTTCTCCCGAGGCAAAACTTTGGTTGGAAAAACGTGGTGTAGATCCCGAAAGTGGAATTGTTTTACCCCCCAATTTGTTCCAAGACTTTCCCCCGAAAGACAACAGTCCCTAGGCCTTTACGCAAATTTTCATTTGCCGAGGACATAGACTTCCTAAATATAGAATCTCAATGGCAAAAAGAATCCTTATCACAGGTGGAGCCGGATTCATCGGATCCCATCTAGCAGAAACTCTTTTGAACGCTGGGAACCAAATCATCGTATTGGACAATTTCCATACCGGACGAAAAGAAAACCTGACTCATCTCCTCGGGAATCCAAATTTCGAACTGATCCGGCACGACATTACGGATCCTATCAAATTGGAAGTAGATGAAATCTATAACATGGCCTGTCCTGCTTCTCCGGTTCATTACCAAAGTAATCCCATCAAAACTACCAAAACAAATGTTTTGGGAATGATGAACATGCTTGGTCTTGCAAAACGGGTAAAAGCAAGAAT carries:
- a CDS encoding M50 family metallopeptidase yields the protein MAEKPVKFVIFLSLILSLVAFWDHQFTSYLKEFVVLIHEICHATAALFSGGVVKGIALHGNEGGETIAVPASFRGSFILVVSAGYIGSSLVGAFLLRLGFQGRHARQTMILLGLFLISVSVLYSKLGELAYLTGIFWGVGILVTGMLGETISILSLVFLGTSISLYSLYDLSDFAERLTETDAGILAFWMAGLGPEDLQNEEVPTVVVVLGYMIATLWSLLSVGIIFMSLRSSLSHEETHDFPSLEESFERFPGDLSPEAKLWLEKRGVDPESGIVLPPNLFQDFPPKDNSP